The following are encoded together in the Ezakiella massiliensis genome:
- a CDS encoding MBOAT family protein, translating into MVFSSIIFLFYFLPITLIVNLLLPRRYRNAWLLLMSMVFYAWGEPKYLLIMIVNILLNYFLALMMEGKSPKTRKALLIISILFSVGNLFAFKYAGLISKTFAIDLPKLALPLGISFYTFQTMSYTIDVYRKKVAAQKNLIDFSFYIVSFPQLIAGPIVKYTDIEDELKTRDDSLDAVYDGMMIFFQGLFLKVLLANNFGIVFNLVEFDAANSVAMLLIKLFAYAFQIYFDFQGYSLMAIGLGRALGFHFPKNFNHPYMAKSVTDFWTRWHMTLSSWFKEYVYIPLGGNRVKPLRHIFNLFVTWALTGLWHGANYNFILWGIYYFLVLIIEKYILSKIFDKAPVFLKRIYTLAIVLVGWLIFIAEDFSILGIFFTGLFNLPFTDVKAATTILQYGSLFVLGFIFATDWPDKLYEKMKPWVRHIVFLILFIISAAFIVSGSFNPFLYFRF; encoded by the coding sequence ATGGTTTTTTCATCGATTATATTTTTATTTTATTTTTTGCCTATCACATTGATAGTTAATTTACTTTTGCCAAGGCGGTATAGAAATGCTTGGCTGCTTTTGATGTCCATGGTTTTTTATGCCTGGGGCGAGCCGAAATATTTACTTATTATGATAGTAAATATACTTTTAAATTATTTTTTGGCCCTCATGATGGAGGGGAAATCTCCAAAGACTCGCAAGGCCTTGCTCATTATTTCAATTTTATTTTCCGTTGGCAATTTATTTGCCTTTAAATACGCAGGGCTAATTTCAAAAACCTTTGCAATCGACCTGCCAAAGCTGGCCCTGCCGCTTGGCATCAGCTTTTATACCTTTCAGACCATGTCCTATACCATTGATGTATATAGGAAAAAGGTTGCAGCTCAAAAAAATCTGATCGACTTTAGTTTTTATATTGTATCTTTTCCACAATTAATCGCCGGACCTATCGTCAAGTACACCGACATTGAGGACGAGTTAAAGACTCGCGACGATTCACTTGACGCAGTTTATGATGGCATGATGATATTTTTCCAAGGATTATTTTTAAAAGTCCTCTTGGCCAATAATTTTGGCATTGTCTTTAACCTGGTTGAATTTGATGCGGCCAATTCTGTGGCCATGCTTTTAATCAAGCTCTTTGCCTACGCCTTTCAAATTTATTTTGATTTCCAAGGCTATTCACTTATGGCAATTGGCCTTGGCCGAGCCTTGGGTTTTCACTTTCCAAAGAACTTCAACCATCCATATATGGCAAAGTCGGTTACGGATTTTTGGACCCGTTGGCACATGACCTTGTCGTCTTGGTTTAAGGAATACGTCTACATTCCCCTGGGCGGCAACAGGGTGAAGCCTCTCCGCCACATCTTTAATTTATTTGTGACTTGGGCCCTGACTGGCCTTTGGCACGGTGCCAATTACAATTTTATTTTATGGGGGATTTATTATTTCCTAGTTTTAATTATTGAAAAATATATTTTGTCCAAAATTTTTGATAAAGCTCCTGTATTTTTAAAACGAATTTACACGCTCGCAATAGTTTTGGTCGGCTGGCTAATCTTTATAGCCGAAGACTTTTCGATCCTAGGGATATTTTTTACAGGGCTTTTTAATCTGCCTTTTACAGACGTCAAGGCGGCGACGACAATTCTTCAATACGGCTCTTTATTTGTATTAGGATTTATTTTTGCCACGGACTGGCCAGATAAGCTCTATGAAAAAATGAAGCCGTGGGTCAGACATATTGTATTTTTAATTCTCTTTATAATTTCAGCCGCCTTTATAGTTTCGGGCAGCTTTAATCCATTTTTGTATTTTAGATTTTAG
- a CDS encoding ABC-F family ATP-binding cassette domain-containing protein, with the protein MLIQVRDLEFSYNINEIFKDVNFVINEGDKIGMVGDNGSGKSTLAKCLAGILEAKGKIFYKPEMKISYLKQQISVNEKRTVMELALEKYQDVLDLEKSMRAMEGQMADLAEDPDALEKLMEDYQAARDAYDHLNGYAYMSEIKGYLAMVGMGEDFFDRSVHSLSGGEKARLELALIFMEKPDLLILDEPTNHMDVEMIAYLERVLTDFKGAVLFISHDRLLLQNVAQRIFDVNNGSVEVYDMGYDKYREVKRARIEEQQRHYESFKEEEKRQLEIIRRYRSYARDRFYRQAKSREKMLARMKTEEPPKVDQAIRFRFKEPQRTGNDVLTAVGLSKSFPDKNLFKDINFEVKAQDRLAILGPNGSGKTTLFNILNDKATYNGEFLWGTGVKLGYFNQELKVLDEENTIVDEISDEYPRMNIYEIRTLLGSFLFTGDDVFKEMKDLSGGERARVSLLKLILSGANVLMLDEPTNHLDLTSKEVLEEALLAFKGTLIFISHDRYFVKKLATKVLDMTPDAQQIYMGDFDYYMSRKYKKDQDEYEEVNKTQIQKDRKREREEIRKSQAIRRKIAEVEADIEKIENEIDQIDQELSRPEIYEDHEKVLDLDMRRKDLADRLEKKMDEWTELSE; encoded by the coding sequence ATGTTAATACAAGTTAGAGATTTAGAATTTTCCTATAATATAAATGAAATTTTTAAGGACGTAAACTTTGTCATAAACGAAGGAGACAAAATCGGCATGGTTGGCGACAACGGTTCGGGCAAATCGACTCTGGCCAAGTGTTTGGCGGGAATTTTGGAAGCCAAGGGCAAAATTTTTTACAAGCCTGAAATGAAAATTTCCTATTTGAAGCAGCAGATTTCCGTAAATGAAAAGCGGACTGTAATGGAACTGGCCCTGGAAAAATACCAGGATGTTTTGGATTTGGAAAAATCCATGAGGGCCATGGAAGGACAAATGGCGGACTTGGCCGAGGACCCAGACGCCCTTGAAAAGCTCATGGAAGACTACCAAGCGGCCCGAGACGCCTACGACCACTTAAACGGCTATGCTTATATGTCAGAAATCAAAGGCTACTTGGCCATGGTTGGCATGGGCGAAGATTTTTTTGACAGATCAGTCCACTCCTTGTCGGGCGGAGAAAAGGCCAGGCTGGAGCTGGCTTTAATCTTTATGGAAAAACCTGATTTACTTATACTTGACGAACCGACCAACCACATGGACGTGGAAATGATTGCCTATTTGGAAAGGGTTTTGACCGATTTTAAAGGGGCAGTTTTATTTATTTCCCACGACCGCTTGCTCTTACAAAATGTTGCCCAAAGAATTTTTGATGTCAATAACGGATCTGTCGAAGTCTATGACATGGGCTATGATAAATATCGTGAAGTCAAGAGGGCAAGGATTGAAGAACAGCAAAGGCACTATGAAAGTTTCAAAGAAGAAGAGAAACGCCAGCTGGAAATCATCAGACGCTACCGGTCTTACGCCCGCGACAGATTTTATAGGCAGGCCAAGAGCCGGGAGAAAATGCTGGCCCGCATGAAGACCGAAGAACCACCCAAGGTCGACCAGGCTATTCGCTTTAGGTTTAAAGAACCACAGCGGACGGGTAACGACGTCTTGACAGCTGTCGGCTTGTCCAAATCTTTCCCTGACAAGAACCTTTTTAAGGATATAAATTTTGAAGTCAAGGCCCAGGACCGGCTGGCAATTTTGGGGCCAAATGGGTCGGGCAAGACGACTTTATTTAATATTTTAAATGACAAGGCGACTTACAATGGGGAATTTTTGTGGGGAACTGGGGTAAAACTCGGCTACTTCAACCAAGAGTTAAAGGTCTTGGACGAGGAAAACACAATCGTCGATGAAATTTCAGACGAATATCCGCGGATGAATATCTACGAAATCAGGACCCTCCTTGGCAGTTTTCTCTTTACTGGTGACGATGTCTTTAAGGAAATGAAAGACCTGTCGGGTGGTGAGAGGGCCAGGGTTTCCCTTCTCAAATTAATTTTGAGCGGGGCTAATGTTTTGATGCTGGACGAACCGACCAACCACTTGGACTTGACAAGTAAAGAAGTTTTGGAAGAAGCCCTCTTAGCATTCAAAGGGACACTGATTTTTATTTCCCACGACCGGTACTTTGTAAAAAAACTTGCGACAAAAGTCCTTGACATGACTCCGGACGCCCAGCAAATTTACATGGGCGACTTTGATTATTATATGTCTAGAAAATACAAGAAGGACCAGGACGAATATGAGGAGGTCAACAAGACCCAAATTCAAAAGGACCGCAAGCGTGAACGCGAAGAGATCAGAAAGTCCCAGGCCATCCGCAGAAAAATTGCAGAGGTCGAGGCTGACATAGAAAAAATCGAAAATGAAATTGACCAGATCGACCAAGAACTTTCAAGGCCAGAGATTTACGAGGACCACGAAAAAGTTTTGGACCTGGATATGAGGCGGAAAGACTTGGCAGATAGATTAGAGAAAAAAATGGACGAGTGGACAGAATTATCTGAATAA
- a CDS encoding TetR/AcrR family transcriptional regulator C-terminal domain-containing protein yields the protein MRNEEISYNTKKALSLALKEMMEKKDLNKITISEITRLSNYNRKTFYYHFEDIDDLLLWTLEDEAMLRLRNFDKSNDYKEAIIFAMNYIESNQTVLNCAYNSVGRETLRKLFLKDFYQISEGILNKFLVESNIKVDDEFKDFLCKMISGATATMIIDYFNKKQDYYNNIDKDRVADYILLIASSSIRASIDEYAKSSLK from the coding sequence ATGAGAAACGAAGAAATTTCTTACAATACAAAAAAAGCTTTGTCGCTCGCTCTAAAAGAGATGATGGAAAAAAAAGACCTAAATAAAATAACCATATCTGAAATAACTAGGCTTTCAAATTACAACCGCAAGACCTTTTACTATCACTTTGAGGATATAGACGACCTGCTTTTATGGACTCTAGAAGACGAGGCAATGTTAAGGTTGCGTAATTTTGATAAGTCCAATGATTACAAAGAAGCGATAATCTTTGCCATGAACTATATCGAAAGCAATCAAACAGTTTTAAACTGTGCATACAATTCCGTGGGTAGGGAGACTTTGAGAAAGTTATTTTTAAAAGACTTCTATCAGATTTCCGAAGGAATTTTAAATAAATTCTTGGTTGAATCCAATATAAAAGTTGATGATGAGTTCAAAGACTTCTTATGTAAGATGATTTCAGGGGCCACAGCCACTATGATTATAGATTATTTCAACAAAAAGCAGGACTATTACAATAACATCGACAAGGACAGGGTCGCTGACTATATATTGCTGATTGCGTCCTCATCGATTAGAGCATCTATCGACGAATATGCCAAGTCTAGTTTGAAATAA
- a CDS encoding TlpA disulfide reductase family protein, translating to MKRLHTIIIALMLAGAMVFTACSKDAPKEEKPVEQTETKTEEKKDDKKEESKEDKKEKKDEKTEEQKKKEQEERMAARTKYIETTKNAYSEEFTELEHADKAEMGGAPVDFTVKTIDEGKEVKLDQILASGELVQLNFFQTWCSYCIKEMPDLVELNKRDDIKVVLIDSGEKASAVKTLIEGQQIDLPVFSDESGDVNKAYNIGSFPSNYYIKDGKIVGQLFGAWNDKVLNFVADELNAGNPMPDPDKLQEVWQQGEDEKAGK from the coding sequence ATGAAAAGATTACACACAATTATTATCGCACTAATGCTCGCAGGAGCCATGGTCTTTACAGCTTGCTCTAAAGACGCACCTAAGGAAGAAAAACCTGTAGAACAAACAGAAACAAAGACAGAAGAAAAGAAAGACGACAAGAAAGAAGAATCTAAAGAAGACAAGAAAGAAAAGAAAGACGAAAAAACTGAAGAACAAAAGAAAAAAGAACAAGAAGAACGCATGGCAGCTCGCACAAAGTATATCGAAACAACCAAGAATGCTTATAGCGAAGAATTCACAGAACTCGAACATGCTGACAAAGCTGAAATGGGAGGAGCTCCAGTAGACTTTACAGTTAAGACAATCGATGAAGGCAAGGAAGTTAAGCTTGACCAAATCCTAGCTTCAGGAGAACTAGTTCAATTAAACTTCTTCCAAACCTGGTGCTCATACTGCATCAAAGAAATGCCTGACCTAGTTGAACTCAACAAACGCGACGACATCAAGGTAGTACTCATTGACTCAGGCGAAAAGGCTTCTGCAGTTAAGACATTGATTGAAGGCCAACAAATCGACCTACCAGTATTTTCAGATGAAAGCGGAGATGTAAACAAGGCTTATAATATTGGATCTTTCCCAAGCAATTATTACATCAAGGACGGAAAGATCGTAGGCCAATTGTTCGGTGCTTGGAATGACAAGGTTCTAAACTTTGTTGCTGATGAATTAAATGCTGGCAACCCAATGCCAGATCCAGACAAACTTCAAGAAGTTTGGCAACAAGGCGAAGATGAAAAGGCAGGAAAATAG
- a CDS encoding MarR family winged helix-turn-helix transcriptional regulator — protein sequence MNEEITKTVVSMHHMIAHIDSKIEVIAKRFGVTLSQYFVLEALHNNGELAVNELQEEILDSNAAISLVIKNLEKHKLISRRLDDEDRRKNLLSLTDFGRDVIERAYPKVLEMYEEELQVYSPEEIQTLKKLIAKYERA from the coding sequence ATGAACGAAGAAATTACCAAAACCGTCGTCAGTATGCACCATATGATTGCACACATTGACTCTAAGATTGAAGTCATTGCTAAACGCTTCGGTGTTACGCTTAGCCAGTATTTTGTCCTGGAAGCCCTACACAATAATGGAGAATTGGCAGTTAACGAGCTTCAAGAAGAAATTTTGGATTCAAACGCTGCAATATCATTGGTCATTAAGAACCTTGAAAAACATAAATTAATTTCAAGACGTTTAGACGACGAAGACAGAAGAAAAAATTTATTATCACTTACAGACTTTGGTAGGGATGTAATCGAAAGGGCATATCCTAAGGTACTTGAAATGTATGAAGAAGAGCTTCAAGTATATAGTCCAGAGGAGATTCAAACTCTTAAAAAACTTATTGCTAAGTATGAGCGAGCCTAG
- the gltS gene encoding sodium/glutamate symporter, translated as MITLHFDMIQTVGLAIMVYYLGRFFLRISKTLRKFFIPAPVVGGFVFSIIRLILQVNGVCTIVFDQTLQMPFMMVFFTAIGVSADVKMLKIGGRNFLLFWLISIGVILLQNFLGISLAQLISGDKVMGLMMGSTSLLGGFGTVGAWNDMYMEKGLLNAKTIGFAMATIGSAASALTGGPVAELLIKNKKLSTPNFDKTKEPKKTFDIKADGQQTKPLVADDFIKVLGLIFVSVGIGVILQRLIKENVSIMGVQLNLPSYVTSMIIAMIYVNTIGKVNGFSVNIRAATLAGNIALNIFLCLALIDIDLMQLKDAALDLVVIMIAQTIFIFLYAYYVNFYFMGRNYEAAVLSSGLCGFSLGATYNALANMDSIIEHHGPAPMAYLVLPLVGAFAIDITNSIIITLFINFL; from the coding sequence ATGATTACCTTGCATTTTGACATGATTCAGACAGTTGGGCTTGCAATTATGGTTTATTATCTGGGAAGATTTTTTCTTAGAATCAGCAAAACTTTAAGAAAATTTTTTATACCAGCACCAGTTGTAGGAGGCTTTGTATTTTCAATTATTAGACTTATTTTGCAGGTAAATGGGGTATGTACGATAGTCTTTGATCAAACTTTGCAGATGCCTTTTATGATGGTCTTTTTTACAGCTATAGGTGTAAGCGCAGATGTGAAAATGTTAAAAATTGGGGGCAGAAACTTTTTGCTCTTTTGGCTTATATCCATAGGAGTCATTCTTTTACAAAACTTTTTGGGAATTAGCCTTGCGCAATTAATTTCAGGAGATAAAGTTATGGGTCTAATGATGGGATCTACATCGCTTCTTGGTGGTTTTGGAACAGTTGGTGCATGGAATGATATGTACATGGAAAAAGGCTTACTAAATGCAAAGACTATTGGTTTTGCAATGGCTACAATTGGATCGGCAGCATCTGCTCTAACGGGAGGGCCAGTTGCAGAACTTCTTATTAAAAATAAAAAACTTTCAACACCTAATTTTGATAAGACTAAGGAACCCAAAAAGACCTTTGACATAAAAGCTGATGGTCAACAAACAAAACCTCTAGTGGCTGATGATTTTATAAAAGTCCTAGGTTTAATATTTGTTTCTGTTGGTATAGGTGTAATACTTCAAAGATTGATTAAAGAAAATGTCAGCATTATGGGAGTTCAGTTAAACCTGCCATCATATGTTACATCGATGATTATAGCTATGATTTATGTTAATACAATTGGAAAGGTGAATGGATTTTCTGTTAATATTAGGGCGGCTACTTTGGCTGGAAATATAGCTTTAAATATTTTTCTATGCCTGGCCCTTATAGACATCGACCTGATGCAATTAAAAGATGCAGCTCTTGACTTGGTTGTGATTATGATTGCTCAGACTATATTCATTTTCCTTTACGCATATTATGTAAACTTTTATTTTATGGGAAGAAACTATGAAGCGGCTGTTTTATCAAGTGGTCTTTGCGGTTTTTCTTTAGGAGCAACATACAATGCGCTTGCCAATATGGACTCCATTATAGAACATCACGGCCCGGCCCCTATGGCCTATTTGGTCTTGCCACTTGTAGGAGCGTTTGCAATTGATATTACAAACTCAATAATCATCACTTTATTTATAAATTTTTTATAG
- a CDS encoding SIMPL domain-containing protein: MRTITVTGKGQVSVKPDTIKLRITTEGTYYEYEDTIRISADQTRILKETLASAGLDPADLKTTSFDINTAYESYKDKEGNYKSRFVGYKFSHRTYIKFENDNKILGRVLYAISKCPVEISFDIDYTVSNPEDAKNEMLKNAIADAKAKAKILAEAVEVELGQIEDISYSWSELHFTSSPIENFVMEPKVMAAPDAYDIDIEADEIDLSDTVTVVWEIK; the protein is encoded by the coding sequence ATGAGGACAATTACAGTTACTGGCAAGGGACAAGTTTCCGTCAAGCCAGACACGATCAAGCTAAGGATCACGACAGAGGGGACCTACTATGAATACGAAGATACGATTAGGATTTCCGCTGACCAAACGAGGATACTGAAGGAAACTCTGGCAAGCGCAGGTTTGGACCCAGCGGATTTAAAAACCACGAGCTTTGACATTAACACGGCCTATGAATCCTACAAGGACAAGGAGGGTAATTACAAGTCCAGATTTGTCGGCTACAAATTTTCCCACAGGACCTATATTAAATTTGAAAATGACAATAAAATTTTAGGAAGGGTCCTCTATGCCATCTCCAAGTGCCCAGTGGAAATTAGCTTTGACATCGACTATACAGTCTCAAACCCTGAGGACGCGAAAAATGAGATGCTAAAAAATGCCATCGCAGACGCCAAAGCCAAGGCCAAGATTTTGGCAGAGGCGGTAGAAGTTGAATTGGGTCAAATAGAGGACATCAGTTACTCTTGGAGCGAACTCCATTTTACATCCAGCCCCATAGAAAATTTCGTCATGGAGCCAAAGGTGATGGCAGCACCTGATGCCTACGACATAGACATCGAAGCCGACGAAATAGACTTGTCCGACACAGTGACCGTTGTATGGGAGATAAAATAA
- a CDS encoding adenosylcobalamin-dependent ribonucleoside-diphosphate reductase — MTSVIKRDGRNVPFDEGKIEIAVSKAMAETQKGIKEDVAALVAKAAKDNFTDKESVTIEEIQDFVELELMKHSPEAAKKYILYREERTKLREEGWQMSDLQKDIYNNKYRYDGESFEEFIRRVSGGDDFIGKAIKDKKFMPAGRILAGRGLDKFGKKITLSNCYVMPQVEDNIESIFDTAKYLARTYSYGGGCGLTISKLRPKGAHVRNAANTTTGAVSFMDLFSLTTSLIGMRGRRGALMLNMDVSHPDIEDFIDVKNNLEKVTSANISVNINDEFIKAVKDGTDYTLHFQVESTGEVIEKTIDARALWHKLAKNNWNMAEPGVLFWDRINSWHIMSEDKNFSYAGVNPCAEEPLPAFGSCNLSSINLSEFVKDPFTDYARFDFEAFEKMATAGVIYLNGILDENTNLHPLPEQRKMSDDLRQIGLGIMGLADMFIKLGITYGSESSIKLIHQIGRSLINSALRQSALLAKEDGPFPMYDAEAVLASPFIQANADEDVLELIKEHGLRNSQLLTIAPTGSISTLLGCSNGVEPIFQISYTRKTESIHSEDRYYKVYTGIVKELMDKLEIYEEEDLPDYVITTSTLNYKDRIEVQAAWQQYIDASISSTVNVPNEFTIEDVEGLYMYAYDMGLKGVTIYRDGCARGGILITDNKKSSADKIQELQKEIDEIASTELKQNPDVCPMCGGKMIHSGGCAECTSCGYSPCSV, encoded by the coding sequence ATGACAAGTGTAATAAAAAGAGATGGCCGCAATGTGCCATTTGATGAAGGCAAAATAGAAATAGCCGTTTCTAAAGCCATGGCTGAAACTCAAAAAGGAATTAAAGAAGACGTCGCAGCCCTGGTGGCAAAAGCTGCTAAAGACAACTTTACTGACAAAGAATCAGTTACTATAGAAGAGATCCAAGACTTTGTTGAATTGGAACTCATGAAACACAGCCCAGAAGCTGCAAAAAAATATATTCTCTACAGGGAAGAACGCACCAAGCTCCGTGAAGAGGGCTGGCAAATGTCCGACCTGCAAAAGGATATCTACAACAACAAATACCGTTACGACGGCGAAAGCTTTGAAGAGTTTATCAGAAGAGTTTCCGGCGGCGACGATTTTATCGGCAAGGCCATCAAGGACAAGAAATTTATGCCAGCTGGCAGAATTCTTGCAGGCCGTGGCCTAGACAAGTTTGGCAAGAAAATCACCCTGTCCAACTGCTATGTAATGCCCCAAGTTGAAGACAATATCGAATCCATTTTTGATACTGCAAAATACTTGGCCAGGACTTACAGCTACGGCGGTGGATGCGGACTCACCATTTCCAAGCTCCGTCCAAAGGGAGCCCACGTTAGAAATGCTGCCAACACAACTACAGGTGCAGTTTCCTTTATGGATTTATTTTCTCTAACCACATCCCTAATTGGCATGCGTGGACGCCGCGGTGCCCTCATGCTAAACATGGATGTATCCCACCCGGACATCGAAGACTTTATCGATGTTAAAAACAATCTGGAAAAAGTTACATCTGCAAATATTTCTGTAAATATAAATGACGAATTTATTAAGGCTGTCAAGGACGGTACAGATTACACCCTCCACTTCCAAGTGGAATCCACAGGCGAAGTAATCGAAAAGACCATTGATGCCCGTGCCCTCTGGCACAAGCTAGCCAAAAACAATTGGAATATGGCTGAGCCTGGCGTTTTATTCTGGGACCGCATCAATTCCTGGCACATCATGAGCGAAGACAAAAATTTCTCCTACGCTGGCGTAAACCCATGCGCTGAAGAACCGCTCCCAGCTTTTGGATCATGTAACCTATCCTCCATCAACCTAAGCGAATTTGTAAAAGACCCATTCACAGACTATGCCCGCTTTGACTTTGAAGCCTTTGAAAAAATGGCAACAGCTGGAGTAATTTATCTAAACGGAATCCTGGATGAAAATACAAATCTCCACCCACTTCCTGAACAAAGGAAGATGAGTGATGACCTCAGACAAATTGGCCTGGGCATTATGGGCCTGGCAGATATGTTTATCAAACTCGGCATCACCTACGGTTCTGAGTCCTCAATCAAACTCATCCATCAAATCGGCCGTTCTCTAATAAATTCTGCTCTTAGACAATCAGCCTTACTTGCTAAAGAAGATGGACCATTCCCAATGTATGACGCAGAAGCAGTTCTAGCCTCACCATTCATCCAAGCAAACGCAGATGAAGACGTCCTAGAACTCATCAAAGAGCACGGACTAAGAAACTCACAACTCCTCACCATTGCACCAACAGGATCCATTTCAACCCTGCTCGGATGCTCCAACGGAGTTGAACCAATCTTCCAAATTTCCTACACCAGAAAAACTGAATCCATCCACTCAGAAGACAGATACTACAAAGTCTACACAGGTATTGTCAAAGAGCTCATGGATAAATTGGAAATCTACGAAGAAGAAGACCTACCAGATTATGTAATTACAACTTCAACCTTGAACTACAAGGACAGGATCGAAGTACAAGCAGCCTGGCAACAATATATAGACGCATCAATTTCATCAACCGTAAATGTGCCAAACGAATTCACAATCGAAGATGTCGAAGGCCTCTATATGTATGCCTATGACATGGGCCTCAAGGGCGTCACAATCTATCGTGATGGCTGTGCACGCGGAGGAATTTTAATCACAGATAACAAAAAATCATCTGCTGACAAAATCCAAGAACTCCAAAAAGAAATCGACGAAATCGCCAGCACAGAACTCAAACAAAACCCAGACGTCTGCCCAATGTGTGGGGGCAAAATGATCCACTCAGGCGGCTGCGCAGAATGTACCTCCTGCGGCTACTCCCCATGCTCAGTGTAA
- a CDS encoding cytochrome c biogenesis CcdA family protein translates to MDLSLFGGFSAGFVSFISPCVLPMIPVYLMYLTGAMDVDEIGSNWKKTLVRSVAFVLGFTVVFVALGMTATALGSFMQSNKLLLQRIGGVVIILFGLAMLGLFKLPQIGGNRRMKDAGGFWSSFLMGMVFVFGMGPCAAPILGSIMMFAATKATVWKAATLLLSYSIGLGVPFILAGFFAPALMRGLKKYEKVIKVMPKIAGAILIIFGGFMVFDKLGLLFGI, encoded by the coding sequence ATGGATTTATCTTTATTTGGAGGTTTTTCGGCAGGCTTTGTTTCCTTTATCAGCCCTTGCGTCCTACCTATGATACCTGTTTATCTCATGTATCTAACCGGGGCCATGGATGTTGATGAAATTGGTAGCAACTGGAAGAAGACCCTTGTCAGGAGCGTGGCCTTTGTCCTAGGCTTTACAGTTGTATTTGTAGCCTTGGGAATGACGGCAACCGCACTTGGCAGCTTTATGCAGTCCAACAAATTGCTCCTACAAAGAATTGGCGGAGTTGTTATTATTTTATTTGGACTGGCAATGCTTGGTCTTTTTAAACTTCCACAAATCGGTGGCAACAGAAGAATGAAAGACGCAGGTGGATTTTGGTCCAGCTTTTTGATGGGCATGGTATTTGTATTTGGCATGGGCCCATGCGCAGCACCAATACTGGGATCAATTATGATGTTTGCCGCAACAAAAGCCACAGTATGGAAGGCAGCAACCTTGTTATTGTCTTACTCAATTGGTTTGGGCGTGCCATTTATTTTAGCAGGATTTTTCGCGCCAGCCCTTATGAGAGGACTTAAAAAATATGAAAAAGTTATCAAAGTTATGCCAAAGATTGCAGGAGCAATCCTAATTATTTTTGGTGGTTTTATGGTCTTTGATAAACTAGGTTTACTATTTGGAATTTAA